In the genome of Dermatobacter hominis, the window GCTCCGGCACGTTCCGCGCCACCAAGGTCGGGGCCGACTCCTACGCGGCCTCGCTGGCCGGCGCGGCCAAGGAGTTCACGCTCGTCCACTCCGAGCTGCGGGACGGGATCAACATGATCCTGAAGTTCCTGATGGTGGCGCTGCCGCCGATCGCGATCGTCCTGCTCGTGCGGCTGTGGGGGACGAGCGAGGACTGGCGCGACGCGCTGTCGGGGACGGTGGCGGCCGCCGTGGCGATGGTGCCCGACGGCCTCGTCCTGCTGACGAGCCTGGCGTTCATGGCCGGCGTCGTGAAGCTGTCGCGCCGCAACGCGCTGCTGCGGGAGCTGGCCTCGGTCGAGCTGCTCGCCCGGGTGGACACGCTGTGCCTGGACAAGACCGGCACGATCACCACCGGCGAGATCGTCGCGGCCGGCGTCGAGGAGCTCGACGGCCGGTCGGGCGCCGGGGCCGACGGCGCCGCGCCGGGCGACGGCGACGGGCCGGGTCCGTCGGTCGACGAGATGCTCGCCGCCCTCGCCGCCTCGGATCCCGACCCCAACGCCACCCTGCTCGCCATCGGACGGGCCCACCCCGACGACCCCGGGTGGGCGCTCGTGGACACGGTCCCGTTCTCGTCGGCCCGGAAGTGGTCGGCCGCGTCCTTCGACGGCCACGGGGCGCTGTTCCTCGGGGCGCCCGAGTTCCTCGCCCCGGGCGACGCCGAGGTGGCGGACCGGGTGGGGGAGCAGGCGGCGCTCGGTCGGCGGGTCGTCCTGCTGGCCACGGCGTCCGGGCTGACCGGCGACGAGCTGCCCGACGACCTCCACCCGCGGGCGCTCGTCCTGCTCGAGGACGACATCAGGGACGACGCCGAGGACACGCTCGGCTACCTCTCCGAGCAGGGCATCGGCCTCAAGGTCATCTCCGGCGACCACCCGGGCACCGTCGCCGCCGTCGCCACCCGCGCCGGGGTGCCCGACGCCCAGCGGGTCATGGACGCGCGGGACCTGCCCCTCGACGACGACGAGGCGCTGGCCGAGGCGGTCGAGTCGCACACGGTGTTCGGGCGTGTGAAGCCGGAGCAGAAGCGGGCGATGGTCCGGGCGCTGCAGTCCCGTGGCCATGTCGTCGGCATGACCGGCGACGGCGTGAACGACGTCCTCGCGCTCAAGGACGCCGACATGGGCATCGCCATGGGCGCGGGCAGCGCCGCCAGCCGCGCCGTCGCCCAGCTGGTCCTGCTCGAGAACCGCTTCTCGGTGCTGCCGGGCGTGCTGGCCGAGGGCCGGCGGGTGATCAACAGCGTCGAGCGGGCCGCCAACCTGTTCATCTACGGCACCGTCTACTCGGTGTGCATGGCGCTCGTGATCACGGTCGTCGGCACCGACTACCCGTTCCTGCCGCGGCACCTGACGCTCGTCCGGTCGCTGAGCGTCGGCATCCCCGGCTTCTTCCTCGCGCTGGCGCCCGACCCTCGACGGGCCCGCACGGGGTTCGTCCCGCGGGTCATCCGCTTCGCCATCCCGGCCGGCGCCATCGCCGCCGCCGCAGCCCTGACGGTGTACTTCTTCGCACGCGAGGTGGCCGACACGTCGCTCGTCGACGCCCGCAGCGCGGCGACGATCACGCTCCTGGCCGTCGGCCTCCTCCTCCTGCTGCGCCTCACCCGCACCCTGCCCCCGTGGCGCTGGATCCTCGTCGGGTCGATGGCGGCCGGCATCGTCCTCGTGCTGGCCATCCCGTTCGCGTCCGAGTTCTTCGACCTCGTCCGCCCGCCCGAGACCGTGTGGGAGGCCATCGGCGTCACGGTGCTGGTCGCAGCGATCGCCGTCCGCTTCGTGCCGGTCACCGCCGACGGGGGCGAGGTCGTCGAGCTGCCGGACCGGTTCCGCCCGCCGTCGCGCAAGGAGCGCGCCGACCGCACCCCTGCGGCCTGATGCACCGGTCGTGAGGCCCGCCGACGCGATCGACCGCCTGGCCGCAGCCGGCTGCGTCGACCCGGCGGCGGAGGTGGCCGAGATGTCGCGCTGGGCCCCGGTCGACGTGGCCGGCTGGAAGCTGCCGGCCGACTGGGTGCGGCGGCGAGCACGGGGTGAGCCGCTCCCGTGGATCACGGGCCACGCCGCGTTCTGCGGCATCGACGTGCGCGTCGCGCCCGGCGTCTACCCGCCCCGGCCGTGGTCGGCCGAGCTCGCGCTCACTGCGGCGGGCCGGCTCGGCGAGGTCGGACGTCTGCTCGACCTGTGCACCGGGTGCGGTGCCGTCGGCGCGCTCGTCCGGGCTCGCCGACCCGATGCGCTCGTCGTCGGCGTCGACGCGGACCCGGCGGCTGCCGCGTGCGCCCGGTCGAACGGCCTGGTGGCCGCCGCCGGCGACCTGGACGGGCCGTTGCGGCCGGGCGCGGCGTTCGACGTGGTCACCGCAGTGGCGCCGTACGTGCCGACCCCGGCGCTCTCGACGCTCGCCGGTGACGTGCGCGAGCACGAGCCCCGCCGAGCGCACGACGGCGGCCCCGACGGCCTCGACGTCGTCCGACTCGTGGTCGCCGCAGCTGCGGCGCGGCTCGTGCCGGGCGGGTGGCTGCTGCTCGAGCTCGGCGGCGACCAGGACGTCGCGCTGGCCACCGACCTGGCCGCCGCCGGTTTCGAACCGGCCGAGCCCTGGCACGACGCCGACGGGGACCTGCTCGGCCTGGCCGCCCGCCGCACCCCCTGACGGTGCGCGTGGGTCAGTCGTCGGCGGGCGGGGTGCCGGTCGCGGTCATCGTGGCGAGCAGATCCGCGATCTCGGCCTCGGCCCGCTCCTTGTCGAGCCCGAGGGCAATGAGCGGACCGTCGTCGCCCTCCTGCTCGAGGAGCGCGAGCAGCAGGTGCTCGGTGCCGATGTAGTTGTGCCCGAGGCGCAGCGCCTCGCGGAACGTGAGCTCGAGCACCTTCTTGGCCGCGCCGTCGAACGGCACGTGGCCGGCGCCGCCGCCCTCGACGGCCGGGGGAAGAACCGAGGTGGCGGCGGCGCGCACGGCCTCGGCGTCGGCGCCCTGGGTCACCATCACCCACGCGGCGATGCTCTCGGGCTCCGCGAGCAACCCGAGCACGAGGTGCGCCGGCGTGATGCGGTCGCTGCCGGCCTGGTTCGCCTCGGTCTGGGACGCGGCCACGACGCTGCGGGCCCGGGGCGTGAAGCGGCCGAAGCCGGCCTCGGGCCAGAGGTCGTCGGGCTGCTCGGGGAGCTTGGGCACGAACCGCTGCTGCGCCGCCTGCTTGGTGACGCCCATGCTGCGGCCGATGTCGGTCCAGGACGCGCCCGACCGGCGGGCCTGGTCGACGAAGTGCCCGACGAGGTGGTCCGAGAGCGAACCGAGGTGCTCGGCGACGAGCACGGCGTCGGTGAGCTGCTCCAGCGGCTCGTCGTGGACGGCGGTGATGGCGTCGATCACGTCGTCGAGGCGGACGGGCGGTTCGATCGGGAGGGCGGCGGACATGCCGTCAACCCTACGTTGACGTTGGTGATCCGTCAACCCCGGATTGACGAGCGGTGCCGGGGAGCCAGGGACGCGGGTCGTCCGCGAGTCGGAGTTCGGGGCCCGATCGGAGCCGTCGCAGGACGAGTCGTCGGTCGACCGAGCGGGAAGGGCCCTGGCGGTCGATGCCCCCGGCAGGGGGTAGGTTGCGCCCCGAGACAACCTGACCTGTTCCCCGAGAGGACGATCCATGGCCTTCGAACTCCCGCCCCTTCCGTACGCCCAGGACGCCCTGGCGCCGCACATCTCGGCCGAGACGCTCGAGTACCACTACGGCAAGCACCACCAGACCTACGTCACCAACCTCAACAAGCTGGTGGAGGGCACGGAGTTCGAGAACGCCACGCTCGAGGACGTGATCCTCAAGTCCGACGGCGGCCTGTTCAACAACTCGGCCCAGGTCTGGAACCACACCTTCTACTGGAACTCGATGTCGCCGGACGGCGGCGGTGCGCCCACCGGCGAGGTCGGCGACGCGATCAGCTCCGCCTTCGGTTCCTACGACGACTTCAAGTCGAAGTTCGCCGAGGCCGCCACCACGCAGTTCGGCTCCGGTTGGGCCTGGCTCGTCGACAACGGCTCGGGCCTCGAGATCATGAAGACCTCGAACGCCGACCTGCCGATGAAGCACGGCGCCAAGGCGCTCCTCACGATCGACGTCTGGGAGCACGCCTACTACATCGACTACCGCAACGCGCGGCCGAACTACATCTCGACCTTCCTCGACAGCCTGGTGAACTGGGAGTTCGTCGCCCAGAACCTCGGCGAGGCCTGATCGAGCCCACCCACGCCGGCCGGCCCCGCCACGTCCCACCCGGACGGGCGGGGCCGTGCCGCGTCCGGGGCGGGGTCGCCCGCCCGTGCCGCTCGGCCCGCCGCGCCCACGAGGCGCGTCAGGCCCGCGCCACCTCGACGGTCGTGTCGTTGAACACGGCGCCGCCCACGGTCG includes:
- a CDS encoding Clp protease N-terminal domain-containing protein; this translates as MSAALPIEPPVRLDDVIDAITAVHDEPLEQLTDAVLVAEHLGSLSDHLVGHFVDQARRSGASWTDIGRSMGVTKQAAQQRFVPKLPEQPDDLWPEAGFGRFTPRARSVVAASQTEANQAGSDRITPAHLVLGLLAEPESIAAWVMVTQGADAEAVRAAATSVLPPAVEGGGAGHVPFDGAAKKVLELTFREALRLGHNYIGTEHLLLALLEQEGDDGPLIALGLDKERAEAEIADLLATMTATGTPPADD
- a CDS encoding HAD-IC family P-type ATPase → MSDRPSTTPTAVGPVDADGRGLTAAEVAERVADGRVNHVPSDPSRTTSQILRANVLTPVNAIIGTLLVLIVIADGIGPDMLFGGVIVANSLIGTIQELRARAALDRLAVLNTPHAVVVRDGETAELEVEQVVADDLLVLSPGAQVVVDGEVVTSTGLELNESLLTGESDPVHKQPGDEVMSGSFVAAGSGTFRATKVGADSYAASLAGAAKEFTLVHSELRDGINMILKFLMVALPPIAIVLLVRLWGTSEDWRDALSGTVAAAVAMVPDGLVLLTSLAFMAGVVKLSRRNALLRELASVELLARVDTLCLDKTGTITTGEIVAAGVEELDGRSGAGADGAAPGDGDGPGPSVDEMLAALAASDPDPNATLLAIGRAHPDDPGWALVDTVPFSSARKWSAASFDGHGALFLGAPEFLAPGDAEVADRVGEQAALGRRVVLLATASGLTGDELPDDLHPRALVLLEDDIRDDAEDTLGYLSEQGIGLKVISGDHPGTVAAVATRAGVPDAQRVMDARDLPLDDDEALAEAVESHTVFGRVKPEQKRAMVRALQSRGHVVGMTGDGVNDVLALKDADMGIAMGAGSAASRAVAQLVLLENRFSVLPGVLAEGRRVINSVERAANLFIYGTVYSVCMALVITVVGTDYPFLPRHLTLVRSLSVGIPGFFLALAPDPRRARTGFVPRVIRFAIPAGAIAAAAALTVYFFAREVADTSLVDARSAATITLLAVGLLLLLRLTRTLPPWRWILVGSMAAGIVLVLAIPFASEFFDLVRPPETVWEAIGVTVLVAAIAVRFVPVTADGGEVVELPDRFRPPSRKERADRTPAA
- a CDS encoding superoxide dismutase, with translation MAFELPPLPYAQDALAPHISAETLEYHYGKHHQTYVTNLNKLVEGTEFENATLEDVILKSDGGLFNNSAQVWNHTFYWNSMSPDGGGAPTGEVGDAISSAFGSYDDFKSKFAEAATTQFGSGWAWLVDNGSGLEIMKTSNADLPMKHGAKALLTIDVWEHAYYIDYRNARPNYISTFLDSLVNWEFVAQNLGEA